A stretch of Cloacibacillus sp. DNA encodes these proteins:
- a CDS encoding energy-coupling factor transporter transmembrane component T, giving the protein MSFDKIALGQYVPAESPVHALDPRLKILMTITVMAAIFATSGLTGFLLWGAALVAFTKLSKIPFRVVLASAKPVIILVVFTSLLHLFITPGAPIVRAGPLSISQEGAAAAVKMSLRLLYLVMFASLLTLTTTPAKISDGLESLLSPFRRVGLPAHEISMMITIALRFIPTLFEETGRIIKAQKSRGAEFETGSLIKRAKAYIPVLIPLFVIIFKRADSLASAMEARGYHGGAGRTRMYPLKYNGGDAAAAALFIVIVAAVLAADRMAGL; this is encoded by the coding sequence ATGTCATTTGATAAAATAGCGCTCGGTCAATACGTGCCGGCGGAGTCGCCCGTACACGCGCTCGACCCGCGCCTTAAAATACTTATGACCATAACGGTGATGGCCGCAATATTCGCAACGTCCGGGCTTACCGGCTTTCTTCTGTGGGGAGCGGCGCTCGTCGCTTTCACGAAATTATCCAAGATACCATTCCGCGTCGTGCTCGCATCGGCGAAACCAGTCATCATCCTCGTCGTCTTCACCTCGCTGCTCCATCTTTTTATAACGCCGGGCGCGCCCATAGTTCGCGCAGGCCCGCTTTCCATATCGCAGGAGGGGGCCGCAGCCGCAGTTAAAATGTCGCTTAGGCTGCTCTACCTCGTCATGTTCGCCTCGCTCCTGACTCTCACCACCACTCCGGCAAAAATATCAGACGGCCTTGAAAGCCTCCTTTCGCCGTTCAGGCGCGTGGGCCTTCCGGCGCACGAAATATCCATGATGATAACGATAGCGCTTCGCTTCATCCCCACGCTCTTTGAAGAGACGGGGCGCATAATCAAGGCGCAGAAATCCCGCGGCGCGGAATTTGAGACCGGCAGCCTCATAAAACGCGCAAAGGCCTACATCCCCGTTCTCATACCGCTCTTTGTAATAATATTCAAAAGAGCCGACAGCCTCGCCTCCGCGATGGAGGCGCGCGGTTATCACGGCGGCGCAGGCAGGACGAGAATGTACCCGCTTAAATATAACGGAGGTGACGCGGCCGCAGCCGCGCTCTTTATAGTCATTGTGGCGGCGGTACTTGCGGCAGACAGGATGGCCGGACTGTGA
- a CDS encoding DNA-directed RNA polymerase subunit alpha gives MGEYMEHDRHEIIVQESTPSYGKITVEPLERGYGVTLGNSLRRVLLSSISGAAVVAARIDGVLHEFSTIPGVKEDVIELLVNLKHIPVRCHSTAVRTLHLEAKGPKVVTVSDIDPDSEVEFPDPEAYVCTLEEGHAVSMDIYVATGTGYAPIDRPRASYLPVDALQTDALFSPVERVKYEIQDKRMGQRTDYDSLSLEIWTNGVVSPESAVIQASRILKGYYASLVDSLAGPGTSVLDEIIKNDEASRSAALAGGKGFEAHAGLPGFPMGENSIYSRPVRDLELSVRSENCLLRGGVHMIGELVSRTRDDLLKIRNLGKISLKEIEEKLSKFDLHLSGDISTPIDTDDEDDADMNDQNLKEE, from the coding sequence GTGGGGGAGTATATGGAGCATGATCGTCATGAGATCATTGTACAAGAATCCACCCCGTCTTACGGTAAGATTACCGTAGAGCCCCTTGAACGGGGTTACGGAGTAACGCTGGGCAATTCACTGCGCAGAGTTCTGCTGTCATCGATCAGCGGAGCCGCCGTTGTTGCGGCGCGCATTGACGGCGTGCTGCATGAATTCAGCACCATACCGGGAGTCAAAGAGGACGTAATTGAGCTTCTCGTCAACCTGAAGCACATACCGGTCCGCTGCCATTCAACAGCGGTGCGTACTCTCCACCTGGAGGCGAAGGGTCCTAAGGTCGTTACCGTATCTGACATAGACCCTGACAGCGAAGTGGAATTCCCAGATCCCGAGGCGTACGTCTGCACGCTTGAAGAGGGACACGCGGTATCTATGGATATCTACGTGGCGACCGGCACAGGATACGCGCCGATCGACCGTCCGAGAGCCTCCTACCTTCCGGTGGACGCTCTTCAGACGGACGCTCTCTTCTCGCCCGTCGAACGCGTCAAATACGAGATACAGGACAAGCGTATGGGACAGCGTACCGACTACGACAGCCTTTCGCTCGAGATATGGACCAACGGCGTCGTTTCGCCGGAGAGCGCCGTCATTCAGGCAAGCCGCATCTTAAAGGGCTACTATGCCTCATTGGTGGACTCTCTTGCAGGCCCCGGCACCAGCGTTCTTGACGAGATCATCAAGAACGACGAGGCCTCAAGGTCGGCGGCGCTTGCGGGCGGCAAGGGCTTTGAAGCCCACGCCGGTCTGCCGGGCTTCCCGATGGGCGAAAATTCCATCTACTCGCGTCCGGTGAGGGATCTTGAACTCTCTGTGCGCAGTGAGAACTGCCTGCTTCGCGGCGGAGTACACATGATAGGCGAACTCGTCTCAAGGACGAGGGACGACCTTCTGAAAATCCGCAACCTCGGCAAAATCTCCCTTAAGGAGATCGAGGAGAAGCTGTCCAAGTTCGACCTTCATCTGAGCGGCGACATAAGCACGCCGATAGACACAGACGATGAAGACGACGCGGACATGAACGATCAGAATTTGAAGGAGGAATAA
- the truA gene encoding tRNA pseudouridine(38-40) synthase TruA, which translates to MTRYAAEVSYDGGRFSGWQVQPDQPSVQQAIESALSLLNGGPTYAAGAGRTDAGVHARAQVCSFDMARQWEPRKLTLAVNSNLPEGVSFIRTAQAPDDFHARFSAVEREYRYFIWNSSTIYPHLKERVFWLKSPGRDWKLAARAAAGLLGTHDFKNFCRAESSDKSTVRTISKIKLMHRGSLVVFQIRGDGFLHNMVRIILGNIELAARGELAPEAVAELLSPEKSREDGGRTFPACGLYLWEITYNEKLW; encoded by the coding sequence GTGACGCGGTACGCGGCTGAGGTGAGCTACGACGGCGGCAGGTTCAGCGGATGGCAGGTGCAGCCCGACCAGCCCTCCGTTCAGCAGGCCATTGAATCAGCGCTGTCGCTTTTAAACGGCGGCCCAACCTACGCGGCGGGCGCGGGCCGCACAGACGCCGGGGTACATGCGAGGGCGCAGGTCTGTTCGTTTGACATGGCGCGCCAATGGGAGCCGCGAAAACTGACCCTTGCCGTAAACTCGAACCTTCCCGAAGGCGTCTCGTTCATAAGGACGGCGCAGGCGCCGGATGATTTTCACGCGAGATTCAGCGCTGTCGAAAGGGAGTACCGCTATTTTATATGGAACTCAAGCACTATCTACCCACATCTGAAGGAGCGTGTCTTTTGGCTCAAATCCCCTGGGCGCGACTGGAAACTTGCCGCGCGCGCGGCGGCTGGACTGCTTGGGACCCACGACTTCAAAAATTTCTGCCGCGCGGAGTCGTCTGACAAATCAACCGTGCGCACTATCTCCAAAATAAAATTGATGCACAGAGGCTCGCTTGTCGTATTTCAGATACGAGGCGACGGCTTTCTTCACAACATGGTGAGGATAATACTGGGCAACATCGAGCTTGCGGCGCGCGGTGAACTTGCGCCGGAGGCAGTGGCGGAGCTGCTTTCGCCGGAAAAAAGCCGAGAGGACGGCGGTCGGACATTTCCAGCCTGCGGCCTTTATCTTTGGGAGATAACCTACAACGAAAAATTATGGTAA
- the glgB gene encoding 1,4-alpha-glucan branching protein GlgB codes for MNSDIIYGPTLATENDIYLFREGTHRRVYDFLGAHPHSHEGREGVHFAVWAPAAGAVSVIGDFNGWDAGRAPLAPRWDSSGVWEGFVPGAKTGEKYKYSITAANGERFNKSDPMAFFCETPPDTASVVAAPMHAWRDEEWMAARAQKSDCSAPQSVYEMHAGSWRRAEGGRFLTWRELAQTLPQYLTENGFTHVELMPIMEHPFYGSWGYQTTGYFAPTSRYGAPEDFMELVDALHEAQIAVILDWVPSHFPTDAFGLSKFDGTALYEHQDPRQGFHPDWKSAIFNYGRGEVRSFLISSAHMWAERYHADGLRVDAVASMLYLDYSRRSGEWIPNKYGGKENLEAIDFLKELNCALYEDFPGIQMTAEESTSWPMVTKPVWLGGLGFGYKWNMGWMNDFISYMSKDPIYRKYYHDRLTFGMWYAYAENFVLPFSHDEVVYGKCSLLEKMPGDAWQKAANLRLLFGWMFAHPGKKLLFMGGEFGQSREWNHDQSLDWHELADPLHAGAAKWLADLNNFYKSRPELWELDTSQEGFQWIDCADKDAGIVSFIRRDKAGNELVAAVNFTPVPRTGYRMGFPKPGLWKEALNSDACVYGGSGVGNMGAVTAQDIPFHNRDSSAEITVPPLACVIFVK; via the coding sequence ATGAACAGCGACATTATTTACGGGCCTACGCTGGCCACCGAAAACGATATATACCTCTTCCGTGAGGGAACTCACAGGCGGGTCTACGATTTCCTAGGCGCGCATCCGCATAGCCACGAGGGCCGTGAGGGCGTTCATTTCGCCGTATGGGCGCCCGCGGCGGGCGCGGTAAGCGTCATAGGCGACTTCAACGGCTGGGACGCAGGGCGCGCGCCGCTTGCGCCGCGATGGGACTCCTCCGGCGTATGGGAGGGCTTCGTGCCCGGCGCAAAAACCGGCGAAAAATATAAATACAGCATCACTGCGGCAAACGGAGAACGTTTTAACAAGAGCGACCCTATGGCCTTTTTCTGCGAAACGCCTCCCGACACCGCCTCCGTCGTGGCGGCGCCTATGCACGCGTGGCGCGACGAGGAGTGGATGGCGGCCCGCGCGCAAAAGAGCGACTGCTCTGCGCCTCAGTCCGTCTACGAGATGCACGCCGGTTCCTGGCGGCGCGCGGAGGGCGGCCGCTTTCTCACATGGCGCGAGCTTGCGCAAACGCTGCCGCAGTATCTTACGGAAAACGGCTTCACTCATGTGGAGCTGATGCCGATAATGGAACACCCCTTCTACGGCTCGTGGGGATACCAGACGACCGGATATTTCGCCCCCACCTCGCGCTACGGCGCGCCGGAAGATTTCATGGAGCTAGTCGACGCGCTTCACGAAGCGCAGATAGCCGTCATACTCGACTGGGTGCCATCGCATTTTCCGACCGACGCCTTCGGCCTTTCAAAGTTTGACGGCACCGCGCTATACGAGCATCAGGACCCGCGTCAGGGCTTCCACCCGGACTGGAAGAGCGCCATCTTCAACTACGGGCGCGGCGAGGTGCGCAGCTTTCTGATCTCCTCCGCGCACATGTGGGCCGAACGATACCACGCAGACGGCCTTCGCGTAGACGCGGTAGCCTCTATGCTCTACCTTGACTACTCGCGGCGCAGCGGCGAATGGATACCGAACAAATACGGCGGCAAAGAAAACCTTGAGGCGATAGATTTCCTAAAGGAGCTCAACTGCGCGCTCTACGAAGATTTTCCCGGCATACAGATGACGGCGGAGGAATCCACCTCGTGGCCTATGGTGACGAAACCAGTATGGCTCGGCGGCCTGGGCTTCGGTTATAAATGGAACATGGGCTGGATGAACGACTTCATCTCATACATGTCAAAGGACCCGATATACAGAAAATATTATCACGACCGTCTCACCTTCGGCATGTGGTACGCCTACGCCGAAAACTTCGTGCTGCCCTTCTCGCATGACGAGGTTGTCTACGGCAAATGCTCGCTGCTTGAAAAAATGCCGGGAGACGCATGGCAGAAGGCGGCGAACCTGCGGCTTTTGTTCGGATGGATGTTCGCGCACCCCGGCAAGAAGCTGCTCTTTATGGGCGGCGAGTTCGGTCAGAGCCGCGAATGGAACCACGACCAGAGCCTTGACTGGCATGAGCTCGCAGACCCGCTCCACGCTGGCGCCGCAAAGTGGCTGGCCGACCTGAACAACTTCTACAAAAGCCGCCCTGAGCTATGGGAGCTTGACACAAGTCAGGAGGGCTTTCAATGGATAGACTGCGCCGATAAAGACGCCGGCATAGTCTCCTTCATAAGGCGCGACAAGGCGGGCAACGAACTTGTCGCCGCCGTGAACTTCACACCAGTGCCGCGTACCGGCTACCGCATGGGCTTCCCAAAACCCGGCCTCTGGAAAGAGGCGCTCAACAGCGATGCCTGTGTATACGGCGGTTCCGGCGTCGGCAACATGGGCGCGGTGACGGCGCAGGATATCCCGTTCCACAACAGGGACAGCTCCGCCGAAATAACCGTGCCGCCTCTTGCCTGCGTGATTTTTGTGAAATAA
- a CDS encoding ATP-binding cassette domain-containing protein, giving the protein MPIIVENLSHSYGLGLPGEHRALCGVSFQADPGCVTAVLGHTGSGKSTLAQHLNALITPQSGTVSVDGLTTESADKRRSVRKKVGLVFQYPEEQIFAENIREEIAFAPRNWGLSEDEIEAVIPEAMAAVGLDLSMLDLSPFNISGGQRRRVAIASVIAARPDYLVLDEPTAGLDASSARELSRMLASFAEGGMGIIHITHDIELALTEASKILVLEEGRVVSFQPPAQTAETLCCSHIKGLVLPEVLRISAALKERGKTERLAWTPEQLIEEIRSAGHVI; this is encoded by the coding sequence ATGCCGATCATTGTAGAAAACCTCAGCCACTCATACGGACTTGGACTGCCCGGCGAACACCGCGCGCTTTGCGGCGTCTCGTTTCAGGCAGACCCCGGCTGCGTCACGGCCGTACTGGGACACACCGGAAGCGGAAAATCGACGCTCGCGCAGCATTTGAACGCGCTGATAACGCCGCAGAGCGGCACAGTCTCCGTGGACGGACTTACCACAGAGAGTGCGGACAAGCGCCGCTCCGTCCGAAAAAAGGTGGGGCTTGTCTTTCAATACCCGGAAGAACAGATATTCGCAGAAAACATACGTGAAGAGATAGCCTTTGCGCCACGCAACTGGGGCCTTTCGGAAGACGAAATAGAGGCCGTCATACCGGAGGCTATGGCCGCCGTAGGCCTAGACCTTTCCATGCTTGACCTGTCGCCTTTTAACATATCCGGCGGCCAGCGCCGCCGCGTGGCGATAGCCTCGGTGATAGCTGCGCGCCCAGATTATCTGGTGCTGGATGAGCCGACGGCCGGCCTTGACGCCTCCTCCGCGCGGGAACTGTCGCGAATGCTCGCCTCCTTCGCCGAAGGCGGGATGGGCATAATACACATAACGCACGACATAGAGCTTGCGCTCACAGAGGCCTCAAAAATACTGGTGCTTGAAGAGGGGCGCGTAGTCTCCTTCCAGCCCCCGGCGCAGACCGCGGAAACGCTCTGTTGCTCACATATAAAGGGCCTTGTGCTGCCGGAGGTGCTGCGGATATCCGCGGCGCTCAAAGAGCGCGGGAAGACGGAGCGCCTTGCCTGGACGCCGGAACAGCTCATAGAAGAGATACGGAGCGCTGGCCATGTCATTTGA
- a CDS encoding YkgJ family cysteine cluster protein, whose product MDYWWSESGLRFECAACGRCCGGSPGVVWTTPAERANIAKELGIDAMAFREKYMVRLEGKCSLIELENYDCIFLERNSARCKIYKVRPLQCRLFPFWPSLLTDQNGWNYYANFCQGMNQGKLYLPEILNKFLNLPAARYL is encoded by the coding sequence ATGGACTACTGGTGGAGCGAAAGCGGCCTCAGGTTTGAATGCGCCGCCTGCGGGCGATGCTGCGGCGGCTCTCCCGGCGTCGTTTGGACGACGCCGGCGGAAAGAGCCAACATAGCGAAGGAACTCGGCATCGACGCGATGGCCTTTAGGGAAAAATATATGGTCAGGCTTGAAGGCAAATGCAGCCTTATTGAACTTGAAAACTACGACTGCATATTTCTTGAACGAAACTCAGCGAGGTGCAAAATTTACAAAGTACGGCCGCTACAGTGTCGTCTTTTTCCGTTTTGGCCCTCGCTGCTGACCGATCAAAATGGTTGGAATTATTACGCCAATTTTTGCCAAGGAATGAATCAAGGTAAATTATATTTGCCTGAAATATTGAATAAATTCTTAAATTTGCCAGCTGCGCGGTACTTATAG
- the lat gene encoding L-lysine 6-transaminase produces MPSNCSVAPKDVFPTIEKLLLRDGFDIVIDMEQSKGSHIVDAASGAKWLDFYTFFASSPFGMNHPKLDNPEFKEKIFRAAINKVANSDIYTQEMAEFVKTFGEVAVPEGFNHVFFIDYGTLAVENTFKVAMDWKVQKLMQKGKVTPGEAYNGRKGTKIMHFNEAFHGRSGYTLSVTNTNDPNKHQRYAKFTEWPRILNPKVTFPLEENLGQVEWLEAQAVKQIKEALMNDPDGHAAIILETIQGEGGDNHFRTEFMQQLRDICDENEMLLIFDEVQCGMGITGKMWAWEHHAPVKPDLFSFGKKAQICGLVAGPRVDEVENNCFKVSSRINSTWGGTLVDMVRAQRYLEIYRDEKVLDYVSNVAGPALYAGLKELESEFPGYIRNVRGKGLMCAYDICTPELRNKFLGECHKENMLILGCGSNTVRFRPALNVPLEDIQKGIEISRTAAKKIFG; encoded by the coding sequence ATGCCATCAAATTGCTCAGTAGCACCGAAAGATGTATTCCCAACCATCGAAAAGCTTCTGCTTCGTGACGGTTTCGACATCGTCATCGACATGGAACAGTCAAAAGGAAGCCACATAGTTGATGCAGCCAGTGGTGCAAAATGGCTCGACTTCTACACATTCTTCGCGTCATCACCGTTTGGTATGAACCATCCCAAGCTTGACAACCCGGAATTTAAAGAAAAAATATTCCGCGCCGCGATCAATAAAGTCGCCAACTCCGACATCTACACACAGGAGATGGCCGAGTTTGTAAAGACGTTCGGCGAAGTTGCAGTCCCCGAGGGATTCAACCACGTATTCTTCATCGACTACGGTACGCTCGCAGTCGAGAACACTTTCAAGGTAGCCATGGACTGGAAAGTCCAGAAGCTGATGCAGAAGGGCAAAGTGACCCCCGGCGAAGCCTACAACGGACGCAAGGGCACAAAAATTATGCACTTCAACGAGGCGTTCCACGGCCGTTCAGGCTACACGCTCTCCGTCACCAACACCAACGACCCCAACAAACATCAGCGCTACGCCAAGTTCACAGAGTGGCCGCGCATCCTCAACCCGAAGGTCACATTCCCGCTCGAAGAGAACCTCGGACAGGTGGAATGGCTTGAAGCGCAGGCTGTCAAGCAGATAAAAGAAGCCCTCATGAACGATCCTGACGGACACGCGGCGATAATCCTCGAGACCATCCAGGGCGAAGGCGGCGACAACCACTTCCGCACAGAGTTCATGCAGCAGCTCCGCGACATCTGCGACGAAAACGAAATGCTCCTTATTTTCGACGAAGTCCAGTGCGGCATGGGCATCACGGGCAAGATGTGGGCCTGGGAACATCACGCACCTGTAAAGCCTGACCTCTTCTCCTTCGGTAAGAAGGCGCAGATATGCGGACTCGTAGCCGGCCCGCGCGTCGACGAAGTCGAAAACAACTGCTTCAAGGTCTCCAGCCGCATCAACTCAACATGGGGCGGCACGCTCGTGGACATGGTCCGCGCGCAGAGATACCTTGAGATCTACCGCGACGAAAAAGTCCTTGACTACGTCAGCAACGTTGCAGGCCCCGCGCTCTACGCCGGCCTCAAAGAGCTGGAGTCAGAATTCCCCGGATACATCCGCAACGTCCGCGGCAAGGGTCTTATGTGCGCATACGACATCTGCACGCCGGAGCTCCGCAACAAGTTCCTCGGCGAATGCCACAAAGAAAACATGCTCATCCTCGGCTGCGGCAGCAACACAGTCCGCTTCCGTCCCGCCCTCAACGTTCCTCTTGAGGACATCCAGAAGGGCATCGAGATCTCCCGCACAGCCGCAAAGAAAATATTCGGCTAA
- a CDS encoding ATP-binding cassette domain-containing protein has translation MTQEKQFILKGAEFSYPSSPKTVLRGIDMEIRAGEWVAVLGSNGSGKSTLLKLLSALLFPTQGLCFVGASPSSALTRQQMSRAAAIVFQNPEDQIVASTVEEETAFGPENLGLPPREIISRVEEALAATGLSGFEKRLVSSLSGGQKQRLALAGALAMKPRAILLDEAMSMLDPQSRADFTHLIAAEHKEGKTIVQVTHRLEEIRLSDRVVLLCDGVVALDLPTGEFLKMSAAELARLNLNKPPLERLAEGLAGIGLFDKESEISVESITNTLCRSL, from the coding sequence ATGACACAGGAAAAACAATTCATACTCAAAGGCGCGGAATTCTCCTATCCGTCGTCGCCGAAAACGGTGCTGCGGGGAATAGATATGGAGATCCGCGCCGGCGAGTGGGTTGCAGTTCTTGGTTCAAACGGTTCCGGCAAATCTACGCTGCTAAAACTTTTAAGCGCCCTGCTCTTTCCAACGCAGGGCCTTTGTTTTGTCGGCGCAAGTCCCTCCTCCGCGCTCACGCGTCAGCAGATGAGCCGAGCCGCCGCCATCGTCTTCCAAAACCCCGAAGACCAGATAGTGGCCTCAACGGTGGAGGAGGAGACGGCCTTTGGGCCTGAAAATTTAGGCCTGCCGCCGCGCGAGATAATTTCGCGCGTAGAAGAGGCTCTTGCGGCTACAGGGCTTTCCGGCTTTGAAAAACGCCTCGTTTCGTCGCTCTCCGGCGGCCAAAAGCAGCGCCTCGCTCTTGCCGGCGCACTTGCGATGAAGCCGCGGGCAATACTGCTTGACGAGGCCATGTCCATGCTAGACCCTCAGTCGCGAGCTGACTTCACGCACCTGATAGCGGCGGAGCACAAAGAGGGCAAAACGATAGTCCAGGTTACGCACCGCCTTGAGGAAATACGTCTCTCTGACAGAGTCGTCCTCCTGTGCGACGGCGTCGTCGCGCTTGATTTGCCAACCGGCGAATTTTTAAAAATGAGCGCGGCGGAACTGGCCCGGTTAAATTTGAACAAACCGCCTCTTGAACGGCTTGCCGAAGGGCTTGCCGGCATCGGGCTTTTTGATAAAGAAAGCGAAATATCCGTCGAAAGCATCACAAACACACTATGCCGATCATTGTAG
- the rplQ gene encoding 50S ribosomal protein L17, whose protein sequence is MRHRMNTRRLGRCSAHRWAMLGNMAASLFIEESIVTTETRAKELRRVAEKLITKAKAGTLNDRRLVIARIPHKEAVTKLFDVLGPKYAERNGGYTRIVKLGARVGDASPMAVIQLVD, encoded by the coding sequence ATGAGACACCGCATGAACACAAGGCGGTTGGGCCGCTGCAGCGCCCACAGGTGGGCCATGCTTGGAAACATGGCTGCCAGTCTCTTCATAGAGGAGAGCATCGTTACGACTGAGACAAGAGCGAAAGAGCTTCGCCGCGTTGCCGAGAAACTTATCACCAAGGCAAAGGCCGGCACCCTCAACGACCGCCGTCTCGTCATCGCCCGCATTCCTCACAAAGAGGCGGTAACGAAGCTCTTTGATGTGCTTGGCCCCAAATATGCCGAACGCAACGGCGGCTACACCAGAATAGTAAAGCTTGGCGCGAGAGTCGGAGACGCTTCGCCGATGGCGGTAATACAGCTGGTTGATTAA
- a CDS encoding rod shape-determining protein: MWNRDIGIDLGTATVLVFVKGKGVVLREPSVVAMDQSTGKILSVGEDAKIMIGKTPGNVVAIRPLRDGVIADYTMTEVMLREFLKKVTSGMERIVRHRLMIGVPAGATDVERRAVLEAALEVGAKEAYLIEEPMAAAIGANMPVGEAVGNMVVDIGGGTSDIAIVSLGGLVVFESLRVGGDKFDEAIVRYMRKQYNLAIGEQTAEDVKKQIGACDPLKASPDKTMDIRGRDLVQGLPRQVTVNSVDVAQAIEEPVNQIIASIKRVLEKTPPELSADVMDRGIILTGGGAYLRGLAELIMEETEINALVAESAGECVALGTGIALESLDKLKETGAVYLATKRGIKANSR, translated from the coding sequence ATGTGGAATAGAGATATTGGAATAGATCTTGGCACAGCGACCGTACTTGTATTCGTGAAGGGAAAGGGCGTCGTGCTGCGTGAGCCGTCAGTCGTCGCGATGGACCAGAGCACAGGCAAGATACTTTCAGTCGGCGAAGACGCGAAAATAATGATAGGTAAGACGCCGGGAAACGTAGTGGCCATTCGTCCGCTGCGCGACGGCGTTATTGCGGACTACACGATGACCGAGGTCATGCTGCGCGAGTTCCTGAAAAAAGTGACCTCTGGCATGGAGCGCATCGTGCGCCACCGTCTGATGATAGGCGTCCCGGCCGGAGCCACGGACGTCGAGCGCAGGGCGGTGCTTGAAGCGGCGCTTGAAGTCGGCGCGAAAGAGGCCTACCTCATCGAAGAACCGATGGCGGCCGCTATAGGCGCAAACATGCCGGTCGGCGAAGCCGTAGGCAACATGGTGGTCGATATAGGCGGCGGCACCTCAGACATCGCCATAGTCTCGCTCGGAGGCCTCGTAGTCTTTGAGTCGCTTCGCGTGGGCGGAGATAAATTTGACGAAGCTATCGTCCGCTACATGCGCAAGCAGTACAACCTGGCCATCGGCGAGCAGACGGCGGAGGACGTAAAAAAGCAGATAGGCGCCTGCGACCCGCTCAAAGCCTCGCCCGATAAAACAATGGACATCCGCGGGCGCGACCTCGTACAGGGGCTGCCGCGTCAGGTGACCGTAAACAGCGTAGACGTAGCGCAGGCGATTGAAGAGCCGGTCAACCAGATAATAGCGAGCATCAAGCGCGTCCTTGAAAAAACTCCGCCCGAACTTTCCGCGGACGTAATGGACCGCGGCATAATCCTCACCGGCGGCGGCGCGTACCTGCGCGGCCTTGCCGAACTCATCATGGAAGAGACTGAGATAAACGCGCTCGTTGCCGAATCGGCGGGAGAATGCGTGGCGCTTGGCACAGGCATAGCGCTTGAATCGCTCGACAAACTCAAAGAAACTGGCGCAGTGTATCTTGCTACAAAAAGAGGCATCAAGGCAAACAGCAGATAA